A stretch of DNA from bacterium:
GGCGGCTGATGACGACGTTCAGGAGGTAGGCGGAGACCGCCAGGAAGACGGACGGGATGAGGATGGCCGAGACCCTCTGCTGTTCGATCTCGTCCGAAGTGAAACGGTGGGAGAGCTGGTCCTCGCGGTCGTAGGCCCCGAAGCCCCCGTAAGGCGCGAGGATCCGGTCGATCGCCTCGAGGACCCGGGGCTTGTTCGCCCCCGGGGCGAGGGTCAAGGTCACGCTGTTGAAGGCCCCTTGCATGTCCAGGGCCGAGGCGAGCGTTTCCTCGGAGACCCAGAAGATGCCGAACTCGCGGTCGTTGGGGAGGGCGGTTCCCGCTCGGATGGCGTAGATGTATTCGGGAGAAAGGGCCGTCCCCGTGATGTGAAGCTTCTTGTACTTTCCCTCCAAGATCGCGACGATCTCGTCCCCGGGCTTGAAGCCGTTCGCCGTGGCGAAGCCCTCGCTCAGAAGCACCTCGTCGCCCTTCTTCGGATCGATCATTCGCCCCTCGCGGACGTAGATACGGTTGAGTTCGAGCCGCCCGTCCTCGGGGACGGAGAGAAAACGCCCCACGGCCGGATCGACCCGGTTGGGGATCTCCAGCAGGGCCTCCTGGACGACGCGTGTCTCGAGGCTCGCCACGCCGTCGATCTTCCGCAGCTCCTCCCGGACCGGCAGGGGGGCGCGCTTCAACTCGGCGAAGACGTCCGCGAAACGGCCCTGGCTGTAAAAGGCCGCCTGGGCGAGCTTGAGGGAGTCGTGGGTGATGAGGGAGGCGACGAGGGCCGAGATGCCGCTCGCCACCACGAGGGCGATGGTGATCACCTGGGCCTTCATGCCGCGCAGGTCGCGCAGGACCTTGAGGTCGAGTTTTTTCACCAGGACAGCTCCCCGGGCGTGAGTTTCTTCGTGTTCACGTTCACCGAAACGATCTTCCCGTCGCCCAGGCGGATCACCCGGTCGGCCATCCCGGCGATGGCGGCGTTGTGGGTGATGACGACGGTCGTCGTCCCGAGTTCCTCGTTCACCTTCCGGATCGCCTCCAAGACGAACTTGCCGGTCGCGTAGTCCAGGGCCCCCGTCGGCTCGTCGCAGAGGAGCACGTCCGGCCGCTTGGCGATGGCGCGGGCGATGGCGACCCGCTGTTGCTCGCCGCCCGAGAGCTGCGAGGGGAAGTGGTTCTTCCTCTCGTCGAGACCCACGAGCTTCAGGGCCTCGTCGGGAGGCATCGGCCTCTCCGCGATCTCCGTGACGAGCGTGACGTTCTCGAGGGCGGTCAGGCTGGGGATCAAATTGTAGAACTGGAAGACGAAGCCGATGTGCTCGCGCCGGTAGCGGGTGAGGGCCTCCTCGCCCGCCTCGAGGAGGTTGTGGTCCCGGTAATGAACGACGCCGCCGGTCGGGGCGTCGAGCCCTCCGAGGATGTTCAGCAGCGTTGACTTCCCGCTGCCCGAAGGTCCGAGGAGGACGACGAACTCGCCTTCCTGGAGGTCGAGATCGACGCCGCGGAGCGCCGGCACCTCGACCTCGCCCATCTTGTAAACCTTCGTGAGGTCCTTCGCGACGAAGACGGCCTGTCGATCCCCCGCCATGCCGGCCTTATGACATGGAGGCGCGTCCTCCGCCAGCCTCATCGGGTCTTTCCCGCCGCCGTCTCGAGGCGCACGGCGGTCACCTTGTATTCGCAGGCCTTGACGAAGCGGTCCCGGTGGGGGCTGGTGACGAGGTTGACCTCCGCCTCGGGGGTGTGGAAGGTCGCAAACAGCTCGCCGGGTTTGACGGACGGCGTGATGCGCGCCGGCAGCTTGATCCGGCCGTGCCGGCTCACGACGGAGACCGTTTCCCCCTCTCGAATTCGAAGCCTCTCGGCGTCGGCCGGGGCGATCTCCAGCAGGTCC
This window harbors:
- a CDS encoding ABC transporter ATP-binding protein, with protein sequence MAGDRQAVFVAKDLTKVYKMGEVEVPALRGVDLDLQEGEFVVLLGPSGSGKSTLLNILGGLDAPTGGVVHYRDHNLLEAGEEALTRYRREHIGFVFQFYNLIPSLTALENVTLVTEIAERPMPPDEALKLVGLDERKNHFPSQLSGGEQQRVAIARAIAKRPDVLLCDEPTGALDYATGKFVLEAIRKVNEELGTTTVVITHNAAIAGMADRVIRLGDGKIVSVNVNTKKLTPGELSW